From Candidatus Methanosuratincola sp.:
ACCTTCCTGGGCGTCTGAGCGCCGGGTCTAATGCATCTGGGCGGTTTGTGGCAGCAATGACCACAACCTGGCCCCTACTCTTCAAACCGTCCATCAGCGCGAGGAGCTGGGCAACGACGCGCCTCTCGACCTCACCTGAGACCTCCTCCCTCTTCGGCGCGATCGAGTCTATCTCGTCGATGAATATGATGCTCGGCGCGTTCTTCTCAGCCTCCTCGAAGATCTCCCTGAGCTTCCCCTCGGACTCGCCGTAGAACTTGCTCATGATCTCAGGACCGTTGATCGTGACAAAGTTCGCGCCCGATTCGTTCGCGACCGCCTTCGCCAGGAGCGTCTTCCCGCAGCCAGGGGGGCCGTACATCAGGACCCCCTTTGGGGGCTCTATCCCGAGGTGCTTGAAGAGCTCGGGATGGCGCATCGGGAGCTCGATCATCTCCCTTATCTTCTCCTTTGCGTCATCTAAACCTCCGATGTCCTCGTAGGATACCTTAGGCCTCGATGTGTCGATCTCCTTCACCGGCTCCTCCTTTACGACGACCTCGGATTCCTCTGTGACGTATCCGGACTGCTCCGGCTGGATCGAGGCGACTACGAGCCTCAGGGCTTCGCCCAAGATCGGCACCATCACTGTGTCGCCTTTGCTCAGCGGTTTATCCTCAAGTATCTGCCTCACATACATCCCGAAGTCGGAGCTGAACCTTATGGGCTCGGTCGGGGCGAGAACTACCTTGGAGGCGGGCTTTAGCTCGACCCTCGAGACCTTCACCGTGTCGCCTATAGACGTCCCGGTGTTGTGCCGTATTATTCCGTCGATCCTGATTATCTCGTGATCCTCATCCTCGGCGTACGCGGGCCAT
This genomic window contains:
- a CDS encoding AAA family ATPase, yielding MTEKRVIELEVAEARTRDVGRALARLNRQTMGSLGLRPGDFIEVEGKRRTVAIAWPAYAEDEDHEIIRIDGIIRHNTGTSIGDTVKVSRVELKPASKVVLAPTEPIRFSSDFGMYVRQILEDKPLSKGDTVMVPILGEALRLVVASIQPEQSGYVTEESEVVVKEEPVKEIDTSRPKVSYEDIGGLDDAKEKIREMIELPMRHPELFKHLGIEPPKGVLMYGPPGCGKTLLAKAVANESGANFVTINGPEIMSKFYGESEGKLREIFEEAEKNAPSIIFIDEIDSIAPKREEVSGEVERRVVAQLLALMDGLKSRGQVVVIAATNRPDALDPALRRPGRFDRELAISMPDKKGRQEILQVHVRGMPLSEDVRIDEIAGMTHGYSGADLAALTREAAMRALRRFLPKLDLQKQTIPASILNSLKVSKADFLEAMKDITPSALREVYVEVPEVRWDDVGGLADVKRQLQEMVEWPLKHPELF